The Fusobacterium varium DNA segment AAGATGCTAAGGATTTAGATGATGCGGTTTATGTAGAAAAATTGAAAAATGGAAATTATAGATTGATAGTAAGTATTGCTGATGTATCTTATTATGTTCCAGAGGGTTCAATGCTAGATGAAGAAGCATATAAGAGAGGAAACTCAGTATATCTTGTAGATAGAGTGTTACCAATGTTCCCTAAAGAGTTATCAAATGGAATCTGTTCTTTAAATCCTAATGAAGATAAATTGACATTTACTTGTGAAATGGAGATAACTCCAGAAGGTAAAATAGTTGATTCTGATACATATAAATCAGTTATAAAAACAGCTAGAAGAATGACTTATACTGCTGTAAATAAGATTATCTCAGGAGATGAAGAAGCTGTAAGAGAATACAGTGATATAAAAGATATGGTAATGACTATGTTGGAACTTTCTAGAATAATAAGAGAGTTAAAGCATAAAAGAGGAAGTATAGATTTTGATCTAGCAGAGATAAAACTTGTACTTGGTGAAGATGGAAAAGTAAAATATATTAAAAATAGAGATAGGGGAGAATCTGAAAGAATAATAGAAGATTTTATGATTGCTGCTAATGAAAATGTTGCAGAGAAATTATTCTGGTTAGAGATTCCATCGATATATAGAACACATGAGAAACCAGATCCTGAAAGAATAAGAAACTTAAATGAAACATTAAGTAAATTTAAGTATAGAATCCATTCAGCAGAGGAGATACATCCAAAACAATTCCAACAAATAATAGAGGATTCTAAAGAAAAGGGAATAAATCTTTTGGTGCATAAGATGATATTGATGTCTTTAAAGCAAGCTAAATATACAGTTGATAATTTAGGTCACTTTGGTTTAGCATCAGGATACTATACTCACTTTACATCTCCAATTAGAAGGTATTCTGACTTAATGGTTCATAGAATACTAAATTCTGTATTGCATGGATATCCAAGTAAAAAATCTATAATTAAGAGTATGGAAACATTGCCACAAATTTGTGAACATATTTCTAAAACAGAGAGAACAGCAATGAAAGCAGAGGATGAAAGTGTAAAAATTAAATTAGTTGAATATATGATGGATAAAGTTGGAGAAGAGTACAATGCTATTGTAGTAGGATTTAGTAATAAGAGAGTATTCTTTGAAACTGAAGAACATATAGAGTGTTTCTGGGATGTTGTTTCAGCTAAACATTACTATGAATTTGATGATAGAGAGTATGTAATGAAAGATATGGACAATGGTAATATCTTTAGTATTGGAGATAAAATGAAGGTTATCTTAGTTAAAGCTAGTTTAGCAGAGCTTGAAATAGAGGTAGTACCTCAAGTTGTAATGGAAGAGGGATTTTAGATAAATTATAGTTAAAATAAAAACTACACCTATTATCTTTTAATAAGATTTTAAGTGTAGTTTTTTATTTTAGAATGTATAACCCATATAAACTTCAAATAATGGAGATGAAGAATCTAAATTATTTGAAAGGAAAAGGCTAATAGGTCCTAAAAAAGTATTCCATCCTATACCTCCACCATAACCATGATATTTTCTATCACCGATAGAGTAATTATCTTGGAAAGGTAAAGAATCAGATGAATAAGTTAGCATATTGTATTTTGCTAAAAGATGGAAAGTATCAGTTAATTTATATTGAATTCCACCTCTTAAAATATAAAACTCATCAGCATATACCCCCATCATAGGTAATCCAACAAAGGAGAAAGTTGTTTCAGAGTTTCTTAATCCACCTATTCTAAATAGAGAACTTTTTGGAAGCTCCTCTCCTCTCATTTTTCCACCAGCAACTCCAAATCCTAC contains these protein-coding regions:
- the rnr gene encoding ribonuclease R translates to MNLEKELEKLKSLMYKGKGLKLDEITKLMGWSPKSKKENRDILDRWIDSGELMRNNRGKYNILENLGYVKGTFSIIKDRFAFVDTKDEGIFIPKPFFNSALDGDTVLVKITAGLNGDKKKEGEVVKIISREKDTVVGILQKNDSFGFVTPTHSFGKDIYIPYKLMKDAKDQQLVVVKITSWGGNDRKPEGEIIEVIGDPYNTKNMIDALILREGMSEVFPRAVMAEAKNIPSTVSKDEIAKRRDLRDLPIITIDGEDAKDLDDAVYVEKLKNGNYRLIVSIADVSYYVPEGSMLDEEAYKRGNSVYLVDRVLPMFPKELSNGICSLNPNEDKLTFTCEMEITPEGKIVDSDTYKSVIKTARRMTYTAVNKIISGDEEAVREYSDIKDMVMTMLELSRIIRELKHKRGSIDFDLAEIKLVLGEDGKVKYIKNRDRGESERIIEDFMIAANENVAEKLFWLEIPSIYRTHEKPDPERIRNLNETLSKFKYRIHSAEEIHPKQFQQIIEDSKEKGINLLVHKMILMSLKQAKYTVDNLGHFGLASGYYTHFTSPIRRYSDLMVHRILNSVLHGYPSKKSIIKSMETLPQICEHISKTERTAMKAEDESVKIKLVEYMMDKVGEEYNAIVVGFSNKRVFFETEEHIECFWDVVSAKHYYEFDDREYVMKDMDNGNIFSIGDKMKVILVKASLAELEIEVVPQVVMEEGF